In the genome of Paenibacillus pabuli, one region contains:
- a CDS encoding ABC transporter permease produces the protein MKGELTAGKPRLEPPDSEVRQRIRQQRLRRFKTNIPLILMFLPVILFYLTFRYAPIGGLVMAFKDYNFYDGLWHSPWVGLDHFHTLFSDPRTVEIIRNTLFLSLLSIIVGFPIPIILAIMLNEVRNIAFKRTVQTVVYMPHFFSWVIIAMMIMTVFSLENGIVNRWVEAWTGEPYPFMYNKGSWIAVFVGSGIWKDMGFNAIIFLAALTTIDPSQYEAAQMDGASKLRQIWHVTLPGIRSTIILLLILSMGRVMEVGFDQVYMLQNSNVNEVADVISTYIYRTGLQGAQFSLTTAMGLFESLVAFILIFCANYIARRFNEGLW, from the coding sequence ATGAAGGGAGAACTGACCGCAGGGAAGCCAAGGCTGGAACCGCCTGACAGCGAAGTGAGGCAGAGAATCCGGCAGCAGCGGCTTCGCCGATTTAAGACCAATATTCCGTTAATTTTAATGTTTCTTCCGGTGATCCTGTTCTATCTGACCTTCCGTTATGCACCGATTGGTGGACTGGTTATGGCCTTCAAGGATTATAACTTCTACGACGGGCTTTGGCATAGTCCATGGGTGGGCTTGGATCATTTCCATACTCTGTTCAGTGATCCACGGACAGTGGAGATTATTCGAAACACCTTGTTCCTCAGTCTGCTCAGCATTATCGTGGGTTTTCCTATCCCGATTATTCTCGCGATCATGCTGAATGAAGTGAGAAACATAGCGTTTAAGCGGACCGTGCAGACCGTGGTGTATATGCCCCACTTCTTCTCATGGGTCATCATTGCGATGATGATTATGACCGTATTTTCACTGGAGAACGGAATTGTGAACCGATGGGTGGAAGCCTGGACGGGAGAGCCGTATCCGTTTATGTATAACAAAGGCTCCTGGATCGCCGTATTTGTCGGGTCAGGCATCTGGAAGGACATGGGCTTTAATGCCATTATTTTTCTGGCAGCACTAACGACCATCGATCCAAGCCAGTACGAAGCTGCACAGATGGATGGGGCGAGCAAACTGCGGCAGATCTGGCATGTCACCCTTCCGGGCATCCGCTCCACCATTATTTTGCTGCTTATTCTGTCGATGGGGCGCGTAATGGAAGTGGGATTCGACCAGGTGTATATGCTGCAGAACTCCAACGTGAACGAGGTAGCCGATGTCATCAGCACGTATATCTACCGCACAGGTCTTCAGGGAGCACAGTTCAGCCTGACGACGGCTATGGGATTATTTGAATCGCTGGTCGCATTCATTCTCATTTTCTGTGCCAACTATATCGCGCGTCGATTTAACGAAGGTTTGTGGTAG
- a CDS encoding cache domain-containing sensor histidine kinase, whose product MRWIQLCKRFKFRTKLILFLSAATVLISGITGLITYRIHISLFNEEVSRQYSLTAEQVLARLDSRVHDMYKVTDYITLNPSVKNAIKAQAAGISSYDQMKLEDELDDQLYQVRLDAPEIMGIRIYDLKGNIFNLGTFAGSFQQMDSSYLDDMVHKLEGTGGEYVWNRLDADAFLQEEKSNWILAGRLMRSVDLETYGVMLILFNTSLFESYLKDLRLNEDIAAYLLDADGKLIYAFHNQDADPPPLTQLSVGATEIRDEQGTAHLYTKQTSDKAKFTLISKVSLAQIQHKGKIIVKVAVFSAAATVLCSWIIITIISRRLLRPLARLVNAMKRVRDGQFDTRVPIQTQDELGFIGERFNAMASRIDTLIHEVYERELSEKQAELKAIQAQLNPHFLYNTLSMFFWKFYMLGDEKSARLVTALSEMLQYTLEPVQRLTTLQDEMTQIDHYLQIQQARYQEALSIEISVPPELLRCQVIRLLLQPIVENVFVHAFADKRDNRRLKIRGFRYDGNDAESDMLILEIADNGCGMDPSIMDRIFAPMAHAEEERQHIGMRSVLRRIELIHGEPYGVQIESTAEVGTMVRLRLPYQV is encoded by the coding sequence ATGAGATGGATTCAATTATGTAAACGCTTTAAATTCAGAACAAAACTGATTTTGTTTCTGTCGGCGGCGACTGTATTGATATCAGGCATCACGGGATTAATTACTTATCGCATACATATTTCGCTGTTTAATGAAGAGGTGAGCCGCCAGTATAGTCTTACCGCAGAACAGGTACTTGCAAGACTCGACTCCAGAGTACACGACATGTATAAAGTAACGGACTACATTACATTGAACCCTTCCGTGAAAAATGCAATCAAGGCACAGGCTGCGGGCATTTCCTCCTATGATCAGATGAAGCTGGAGGATGAACTGGATGACCAGTTGTACCAGGTGCGTCTCGATGCACCAGAGATCATGGGCATTCGAATCTATGATCTTAAGGGGAACATATTTAATCTCGGCACGTTTGCAGGCTCGTTTCAACAGATGGACTCTTCATATTTGGATGATATGGTCCATAAGCTGGAAGGGACGGGCGGGGAATATGTGTGGAACCGTCTGGATGCAGATGCTTTTCTTCAGGAGGAAAAATCGAACTGGATTCTCGCAGGGCGTTTGATGCGTTCGGTTGATCTGGAGACGTATGGAGTCATGTTAATCCTCTTTAATACCTCCCTGTTTGAATCCTATCTCAAGGACCTGCGTCTTAATGAAGATATTGCCGCGTATTTGTTGGATGCAGATGGGAAACTGATATATGCGTTTCATAATCAGGATGCAGACCCACCACCGCTTACACAGCTAAGCGTGGGGGCAACAGAGATTAGGGACGAGCAGGGAACCGCTCACTTGTATACAAAACAAACGTCGGACAAAGCCAAGTTCACGTTGATCAGCAAAGTATCCTTGGCACAGATTCAGCACAAGGGCAAGATTATTGTTAAAGTGGCGGTATTTTCCGCAGCAGCCACGGTGCTGTGTTCGTGGATCATTATTACGATCATCAGCCGCAGGCTGCTGCGTCCGCTGGCCAGACTGGTCAACGCAATGAAAAGAGTGCGCGACGGACAATTCGATACACGCGTTCCGATTCAGACACAGGATGAGCTGGGCTTTATCGGGGAACGATTCAATGCGATGGCATCGCGAATCGACACATTAATTCATGAAGTGTATGAGCGCGAATTAAGTGAAAAGCAAGCCGAGCTTAAAGCCATTCAGGCCCAGTTGAATCCACACTTTCTGTATAACACACTAAGCATGTTTTTCTGGAAGTTCTATATGCTTGGAGATGAGAAATCGGCGCGATTGGTTACGGCCTTATCCGAGATGCTGCAGTACACACTGGAACCGGTCCAGCGGTTAACTACTTTGCAGGATGAAATGACCCAGATTGACCATTACCTGCAGATTCAGCAGGCCCGGTATCAGGAGGCGTTGTCAATCGAGATCTCTGTTCCTCCTGAATTGCTTCGTTGCCAGGTTATTCGACTGCTGCTGCAACCCATCGTGGAGAATGTGTTTGTACATGCCTTTGCGGACAAAAGGGACAATCGTCGTCTGAAGATTCGCGGCTTCCGGTACGATGGAAATGACGCAGAGTCGGATATGCTTATCCTGGAGATTGCAGATAACGGGTGCGGGATGGACCCATCCATAATGGATCGCATTTTTGCCCCCATGGCGCACGCTGAGGAGGAACGTCAACACATTGGCATGCGAAGTGTACTCAGACGAATCGAACTAATTCATGGAGAACCCTATGGTGTGCAGATCGAATCTACTGCTGAAGTGGGGACGATGGTACGGCTTCGTTTGCCATATCAGGTGTAG
- a CDS encoding carbohydrate ABC transporter permease, with amino-acid sequence MRRTRGEQVFYMINYVLLTLVAISCILPLLNIVALSLSDARAVVSGKVGLWPVDFTWFSYHSLLTGTPILNAFWNSVEITLIGTGLSMAVTIMAAYPLSRRHFYNRRFFTMAMVFTMIFNGGLIPTYLVVQNLGLVNSYGALWLPGLVSTYNMLIMRSYFENLPGEVDEAARIDGCGELGLLFRIVLPLSKPLLATIALFYGVGYWNSFMNVMIYINDTSKYNMTVLVQNMIMSNLNVQDFTDPTMISNLTPEGIRAAAVIVMVIPILAVYPFLQKYFVKGVMLGSIKG; translated from the coding sequence GTGAGAAGAACTCGCGGAGAACAAGTATTTTATATGATCAATTATGTATTGTTAACATTGGTCGCCATCAGCTGCATCCTGCCCCTACTGAATATTGTGGCTCTGTCATTGAGCGATGCAAGAGCCGTGGTATCCGGCAAAGTAGGGCTATGGCCGGTCGACTTCACCTGGTTTTCCTATCACAGTTTATTGACCGGGACGCCGATTCTGAATGCATTTTGGAACAGTGTCGAGATTACGTTAATCGGTACGGGGCTAAGTATGGCTGTTACGATTATGGCGGCGTATCCGCTGTCGCGCAGGCATTTTTACAACCGGAGGTTTTTTACGATGGCGATGGTATTCACGATGATTTTTAACGGCGGACTGATCCCGACTTATCTGGTGGTGCAGAACCTTGGGCTGGTAAACAGCTATGGTGCACTCTGGCTGCCGGGTCTGGTGAGTACGTACAACATGCTGATCATGAGATCCTATTTCGAAAATCTGCCGGGGGAAGTGGACGAAGCTGCACGCATCGATGGCTGCGGAGAACTCGGTCTTTTGTTCCGAATCGTGCTGCCGCTCTCCAAACCACTGCTGGCGACCATCGCTCTGTTCTACGGTGTAGGGTACTGGAACTCATTCATGAATGTGATGATTTATATCAACGATACCTCCAAATACAACATGACTGTTCTGGTTCAGAACATGATCATGTCCAATCTGAACGTACAGGATTTTACCGATCCGACGATGATTTCGAATCTGACGCCAGAGGGCATCCGGGCAGCGGCCGTGATCGTAATGGTCATTCCCATTTTGGCAGTATATCCGTTCTTGCAGAAATACTTTGTTAAAGGAGTTATGCTGGGTTCCATCAAAGGGTAG
- a CDS encoding response regulator transcription factor translates to MNGRMLVVDDEAMFRQGLIHLIRNNPLGWEVVGEASDGEEALQAVGSCAPDLIITDINMPVMDGLDLAEQIHDRGQDIMIIILTGYREFEYAQRAIRYGAMEFLLKPFSLDEACRVLRKAHERYRQRQSDNRIREQYSQTERSDQLRDELAALLLNQQMQQMAARIEELFSKASRMPLPECKAEIQLLLKVMTDLLVQQFRLQQSAGVDKFGPDPLLWIHTVAEVMAWARCKTEEWLGMLLRLTQEQQDHVVPRVLQYIEMNYSTNCTLQAAAANVHVTPNYLSHLFKKEIGHGFSQYVSKRRVEKAKLLLHSTRQSMADIAEQTGFDNSSYFTTVFKQMTGLSPREFRKQPSLESNG, encoded by the coding sequence TTGAATGGACGAATGCTCGTGGTTGATGATGAAGCGATGTTTCGGCAGGGATTAATACATCTGATTCGCAACAATCCGCTCGGTTGGGAAGTGGTTGGTGAGGCTTCCGATGGAGAAGAAGCGCTGCAAGCCGTGGGCAGCTGTGCACCAGATTTAATTATTACGGATATCAACATGCCTGTGATGGATGGCCTGGACTTGGCCGAACAGATTCATGATCGCGGTCAGGACATTATGATCATTATTTTGACTGGCTATCGGGAATTTGAATATGCACAGCGCGCCATCCGTTATGGCGCCATGGAGTTTCTGCTAAAGCCCTTTTCGCTTGATGAAGCATGTCGTGTTCTGCGGAAAGCGCATGAGCGATACCGCCAGCGCCAATCCGATAACCGGATCAGGGAGCAGTACAGCCAGACGGAGCGATCAGATCAATTGCGTGATGAATTGGCAGCGCTTTTGTTGAACCAGCAGATGCAGCAAATGGCCGCAAGGATTGAGGAACTGTTCAGCAAAGCTTCCCGAATGCCGCTGCCTGAATGCAAAGCCGAGATTCAGTTACTCCTAAAGGTAATGACCGATCTGTTAGTGCAGCAATTCCGTCTTCAACAGTCTGCGGGTGTCGACAAGTTCGGTCCAGATCCATTGCTCTGGATTCATACGGTAGCAGAAGTGATGGCTTGGGCACGCTGCAAAACTGAAGAATGGCTTGGTATGCTGCTGCGGCTTACGCAGGAGCAGCAGGATCATGTGGTTCCACGAGTCCTTCAGTATATCGAGATGAACTATTCCACTAACTGCACCCTCCAGGCCGCAGCCGCAAATGTTCATGTGACCCCCAACTATCTCAGTCACCTGTTCAAAAAAGAAATAGGCCATGGTTTCAGCCAGTACGTCAGCAAGCGTAGAGTGGAGAAAGCGAAGCTGCTGCTGCACAGCACCCGGCAGAGCATGGCGGACATTGCCGAACAGACCGGGTTTGATAACTCCAGTTATTTTACAACCGTATTCAAACAGATGACTGGTTTGTCACCCCGCGAATTTCGCAAGCAGCCGAGTCTTGAGAGCAACGGATAG
- a CDS encoding extracellular solute-binding protein codes for MVMSIKAWVKYGLVLGLIGGILVGCSGEGGSEQAEGESGRGNITSTIYDRGAVPSGMGTIEDNMWSKWINENGPANVKYTAVPRWESQSKLNVLFASGSAPDVIFEFGTPIRNTLFNQKQLMPLDDLIANSSVEYKALMEKYPQLKKAGIKSDGKLYEVGRMNEVFPLTSFFIREDWLEKLNLEAPTNEAEMLAVAKAFTENDPDGNGANDTYGIGGLQFGDTAGLFRYMYNANWVNVEDGEVVVGPNHMKEATAFKRALFEAGVVDKDFLTDKDGAKSKQDFLNGKIGMYAAMTSDYTGFAAKELDTLMQNVPEAKLKVIALPSTSVGQYTMVWNNPVQMTAVVNARAKNPEAVIQYIDFLTKTESGRTFKNGFEGTHYTLNEQGCPRISDQEKYKQEISWAGDYAMLYSRLEEGKCGYTEMLFSEEIPSQKEGLRLFKEAREVYMNDLPVGEGVTHSEHMPQLPKELQVKLTNVTTAINDIFTRSIISGSKYTVEQAAAEAEQKWEQGGGPEIEAWYKDWWSKEKDNVLVWDDFYEIYEQQQADFKK; via the coding sequence ATGGTGATGTCCATCAAGGCATGGGTGAAGTACGGTCTCGTTCTGGGCCTGATCGGCGGAATACTGGTGGGATGTTCGGGAGAAGGCGGAAGTGAGCAGGCCGAAGGTGAAAGCGGGCGCGGCAACATAACGTCGACGATCTATGATCGGGGCGCCGTACCAAGCGGCATGGGCACGATTGAGGATAACATGTGGTCCAAGTGGATCAATGAGAATGGCCCGGCCAACGTCAAATATACCGCGGTTCCCCGCTGGGAATCCCAATCCAAATTAAACGTGTTGTTTGCTTCAGGCAGTGCACCGGATGTTATTTTTGAATTTGGGACGCCTATTCGTAATACGTTATTTAATCAAAAACAGTTGATGCCGCTGGATGACCTGATTGCGAACTCCAGTGTGGAATATAAAGCGCTGATGGAAAAGTACCCACAGTTAAAGAAGGCCGGAATCAAGAGCGATGGCAAGTTATACGAAGTGGGCCGAATGAATGAGGTATTTCCGCTGACCAGTTTCTTCATCCGTGAAGATTGGCTGGAAAAGCTGAACCTGGAGGCGCCGACGAACGAAGCAGAGATGCTGGCGGTCGCCAAGGCATTCACAGAGAATGACCCGGATGGGAACGGCGCAAACGATACATATGGGATCGGAGGTTTGCAATTTGGGGACACTGCTGGATTGTTCCGCTACATGTACAATGCCAATTGGGTTAACGTGGAGGACGGGGAGGTCGTGGTTGGCCCTAATCATATGAAGGAAGCGACGGCGTTTAAGCGGGCATTGTTTGAGGCTGGGGTAGTAGACAAGGATTTTCTGACCGACAAGGATGGAGCGAAGTCCAAGCAGGATTTCCTGAACGGGAAAATAGGCATGTATGCCGCCATGACGTCGGATTATACCGGATTTGCGGCCAAGGAACTGGATACGCTTATGCAAAATGTACCTGAGGCCAAACTGAAGGTCATTGCCCTGCCTTCCACATCGGTGGGTCAATATACCATGGTATGGAATAACCCGGTACAGATGACGGCTGTTGTGAATGCCCGTGCCAAAAATCCGGAAGCCGTTATTCAATATATCGATTTCCTCACCAAAACAGAATCAGGTCGAACGTTCAAAAACGGATTCGAAGGCACACACTATACATTGAACGAACAGGGCTGCCCGCGCATATCTGACCAGGAAAAGTACAAACAGGAAATTAGCTGGGCCGGAGATTACGCGATGTTGTACAGTCGCCTGGAAGAGGGGAAATGCGGATACACTGAAATGCTGTTCAGTGAGGAAATCCCGTCTCAGAAGGAAGGACTTCGTCTCTTCAAGGAAGCACGGGAAGTATACATGAACGATCTTCCGGTGGGCGAAGGCGTTACCCATTCGGAACATATGCCCCAGCTGCCTAAAGAACTTCAGGTGAAGCTTACCAATGTGACGACAGCCATTAATGATATATTCACACGTTCCATTATTAGCGGCAGTAAGTACACGGTTGAGCAGGCTGCTGCAGAAGCGGAGCAAAAGTGGGAGCAGGGTGGTGGACCGGAGATCGAAGCGTGGTACAAAGACTGGTGGAGCAAGGAAAAGGACAATGTCCTTGTATGGGACGACTTCTATGAAATCTATGAACAGCAGCAGGCTGACTTTAAGAAGTAG
- a CDS encoding helix-turn-helix domain-containing protein, with protein MELGSKIRKLRKEQNRSQDDIAKVCGFTKSLLSKIENGKTVPPIGTLIKIAETLGTKISILLDDNDFNGTVYTPKARSMEKMVQTDRGYLFSAIAAERPEKLMQPFYFVAQKGKTGKRTISHVGQEFIYVLEGTMIYYVGKEEYTLNAGDSLYFDSVENHKYMLVTDEVKYLSVFCSDTNG; from the coding sequence ATGGAACTGGGAAGCAAAATCCGAAAGCTTCGAAAGGAACAAAATCGGAGTCAAGATGACATCGCAAAGGTTTGCGGATTTACCAAAAGCTTGTTGTCCAAAATCGAAAACGGGAAGACGGTTCCTCCCATCGGTACGCTGATCAAGATTGCCGAAACGCTTGGAACCAAAATTTCCATTTTGCTGGACGATAACGATTTTAATGGAACGGTGTACACGCCAAAAGCCAGGAGCATGGAAAAAATGGTCCAGACGGATCGAGGGTATCTGTTTTCCGCCATAGCGGCCGAACGGCCGGAAAAACTGATGCAGCCGTTTTACTTTGTTGCACAGAAAGGCAAAACGGGCAAAAGAACGATTTCCCATGTCGGGCAGGAATTTATCTATGTCCTCGAAGGCACAATGATTTATTACGTAGGGAAGGAAGAGTACACCCTAAATGCCGGTGACAGCTTGTATTTCGATTCGGTGGAAAACCATAAATACATGCTGGTGACCGATGAAGTCAAGTATTTGTCGGTATTCTGCTCCGACACGAATGGTTAG